The Candidatus Desulfatibia profunda genome includes a region encoding these proteins:
- a CDS encoding peptidoglycan DD-metalloendopeptidase family protein, whose amino-acid sequence MLSFAQTVSKTLIFGAAAALIICHSAEKLAAQPNEIGVIAADRLNLRSEPGVGNPLLKILRKGAKIQILEHVDGWLKISHQGQIGYIRNRPQYVDLNKTELPQENQPEDYRIEAETNSEIKQYKQKAETINQKIQTGKAKVLTFTQKELNIISSLDHIDLSLNDARKRTLELKAELIALEKQISETISASKDLAKKIEESEEYVSKRLVSLYKLNWLGRLSVLASTQSVYDLFQRRNALELILSYDRNARETLLKHKLEFQMLLARLSAKKTEKLALETDLEKQIKIMSDNRAKRTNLLEDIRNQRTLELAAIESLKQAAGDLNRVIKSLTTVAKPAEQIQKTSPKSFTSSKGLLNMPVKGKVTYFFGPYKNDKFNVVNFRSGIVIKAERGEPIRAVFDGKVLYASWFKGYGNMIIIDHDDNYYTVYAHAEELFVSKGDQVENGEVVATVGDTDSLTGPNLHFEVRHHGRPMNPLKWVASG is encoded by the coding sequence CGCTGCCTTGATCATATGCCATTCGGCCGAAAAATTGGCTGCGCAACCCAATGAAATCGGAGTCATAGCCGCCGATCGGCTGAACCTGCGCTCGGAACCGGGGGTCGGCAACCCTCTGCTAAAGATCCTCCGCAAAGGGGCCAAGATTCAAATTCTCGAACACGTCGACGGCTGGCTGAAGATTTCACACCAGGGACAGATCGGCTATATTCGCAATCGGCCGCAGTATGTTGACCTCAACAAAACAGAACTCCCGCAAGAAAATCAACCGGAAGACTACCGCATAGAGGCGGAAACAAACAGTGAAATAAAACAATACAAACAAAAAGCCGAAACGATCAACCAAAAAATACAAACCGGCAAGGCCAAAGTCCTGACGTTTACCCAAAAGGAGTTAAACATCATCAGCAGCTTGGATCATATTGATCTTTCGCTGAACGATGCCAGGAAACGGACGCTGGAATTAAAAGCCGAACTGATCGCCCTTGAAAAACAGATCTCGGAAACCATCAGTGCCTCCAAGGACCTGGCGAAAAAGATTGAAGAAAGCGAAGAATATGTATCCAAAAGGCTGGTTTCTCTTTATAAATTGAACTGGCTGGGCCGGTTGAGTGTTCTGGCATCGACGCAATCGGTCTATGATCTTTTTCAACGCAGAAATGCCCTGGAACTGATTCTGTCATATGACCGCAATGCCAGGGAAACTCTTTTGAAGCATAAACTCGAGTTCCAAATGCTGCTGGCCCGACTGAGTGCCAAAAAAACGGAAAAGCTTGCTTTAGAAACAGACCTGGAAAAGCAAATCAAAATCATGTCCGACAACAGGGCCAAGCGTACGAACCTGTTGGAAGATATTCGCAATCAACGAACCCTGGAGTTGGCGGCCATTGAATCTTTGAAACAGGCGGCCGGTGATCTGAACCGGGTGATAAAATCGTTAACTACGGTAGCCAAACCGGCCGAACAGATTCAAAAAACTTCACCAAAAAGCTTTACCTCCTCAAAAGGATTGCTTAATATGCCCGTAAAGGGTAAAGTGACATATTTTTTTGGTCCATACAAAAACGACAAATTCAATGTGGTCAATTTTCGCAGCGGTATCGTGATAAAAGCTGAAAGAGGCGAACCGATTCGTGCCGTGTTTGACGGCAAGGTGCTCTATGCCAGCTGGTTCAAAGGTTACGGCAACATGATCATTATCGATCACGACGATAATTATTATACGGTTTACGCCCATGCCGAAGAACTTTTTGTCTCAAAAGGCGATCAGGTGGAAAATGGGGAGGTGGTCGCCACGGTCGGGGATACAGATTCCCTGACCGGTCCCAACCTCCATTTTGAAGTGCGCCATCACGGCAGACCCATGAATCCGCTGAAATGGGTAGCGAGCGGTTGA
- a CDS encoding S41 family peptidase: MSLKKKQPVRLWLWAIIVVIFGTMGSGFYHSLSATGEEAYEGLKLFSDVIELVEKSYVDPVNPKELVEKAIQGMVHSLDPHSSLLLPDELKELQVDTQGEFTGIGISITMRDGFVTVISPIEGTPAYKAGIKAGDKVIKVDGELTSDLRDAVKKIRGPKGTEVVVTIVRKGLKEPLDIKLVRDVIPIESVKFLALKPGYGYVWITNFRDSTTNDLVKALEELEAGGTPLKGLVLDLRDNPGGLLEQAIEVSDTFLETGKILSIEGRSKRNAKIYRAKPNNIPHNYPIVLLINGGSASASEIVAGALQDHKRALVLGTTSFGKGSVQTVETLRNGYGLKLTIARYYTPSGRSIQAKGIEPDIFVKQRQIDLSDLDEDQRLTKEKDLKNHLEAEPGKGKKQQTESKDKPDSDKDSVFDTGGSRFGRLELEKLRSDSQVIRALDILLSYDIFKGLKS; this comes from the coding sequence ATGAGCCTTAAGAAAAAACAACCTGTCAGATTATGGCTGTGGGCGATAATCGTTGTTATTTTCGGGACCATGGGGTCCGGTTTTTACCACAGCCTTTCAGCAACCGGGGAAGAGGCCTATGAAGGCCTCAAACTGTTTTCCGATGTCATCGAACTGGTTGAAAAAAGTTATGTGGATCCGGTTAATCCCAAGGAATTGGTCGAAAAGGCGATTCAGGGGATGGTTCACAGCCTGGATCCCCATTCATCCTTGCTGCTGCCGGATGAGTTAAAAGAATTGCAGGTCGATACCCAGGGCGAGTTCACCGGAATCGGCATCAGTATCACCATGCGCGACGGTTTTGTTACGGTAATTTCCCCCATTGAAGGTACCCCGGCCTACAAAGCCGGCATCAAAGCCGGTGATAAAGTCATCAAGGTGGATGGTGAACTGACCTCCGACCTGCGGGATGCCGTCAAAAAAATACGAGGTCCCAAAGGGACCGAGGTCGTGGTGACGATCGTCCGCAAAGGGTTGAAAGAGCCCCTGGACATCAAGCTAGTCCGGGATGTTATCCCCATTGAGAGTGTTAAATTTCTGGCTTTGAAACCCGGCTACGGATATGTCTGGATCACCAACTTCAGGGATAGCACCACCAATGACCTGGTTAAGGCTTTGGAAGAACTCGAGGCCGGCGGCACGCCGTTAAAAGGACTGGTTCTGGATCTTCGCGACAACCCGGGCGGGTTGCTTGAACAGGCCATCGAAGTCTCGGATACTTTTCTGGAAACAGGAAAAATTCTCTCCATTGAGGGACGAAGTAAAAGAAACGCAAAGATTTACAGAGCAAAGCCGAATAATATCCCGCACAACTATCCGATCGTGCTGCTGATTAACGGCGGCAGTGCGAGCGCCTCGGAAATCGTTGCCGGAGCACTTCAGGATCATAAGCGGGCTCTGGTCCTGGGGACCACCTCCTTTGGAAAGGGTTCGGTCCAGACCGTGGAAACCCTGCGAAACGGTTACGGTCTCAAATTGACCATCGCCAGATATTACACCCCCAGCGGACGCTCGATCCAGGCCAAGGGGATTGAACCGGATATCTTTGTAAAACAAAGACAGATCGATCTCTCGGATTTGGATGAAGATCAACGCCTGACAAAAGAAAAAGATTTAAAAAATCATCTCGAAGCGGAGCCGGGCAAGGGTAAGAAACAGCAAACCGAATCCAAAGATAAACCCGACAGCGACAAAGACTCTGTATTTGACACCGGCGGATCCAGGTTTGGTCGCCTTGAGCTTGAGAAGCTGCGGTCCGACAGCCAAGTCATACGCGCACTCGATATTCTTTTAAGTTATGATATCTTCAAGGGCCTGAAAAGTTAA